The Solanum lycopersicum chromosome 2, SLM_r2.1 DNA window CCACCCGATTCATCTCCATACCCGGTAGATGTGGTTTTACTCCCATACCCACCCGATTCATTTCCATACCCGGTGGAGGTTGTTTTACTTCCATACCCACCCGATTCATTCCCATATCCAGTGGATGTGGTTTTACTCCCATACCCACCCGATTCATCTCCATACCCGGTGGATGTGGTTTTACTCCCATACCCACCCGAATCGTCTCCATACCCGGTGGATGTGGTTTTACTCCCATATCCACCCGAATCATTTCCATACCCGGTGGATGTGGTTTTACTCCCATACCCATTCGAATCATCTCCATATCCGGTGGATGTGGTTTTACCCCCATACCCACCCGAATCATCTCCATACCCGGTGGATGTGGTTTTACTCCCATATCCACCCGATTCATTTCCATAACCAGATCCATATTCCGAACTCTTATCCCCGTATTCACTTTTCCTTCCATGCCCACCGGATCCGGTTTTGCTCCCATATCCACCTGACCCGTACTGATCATCAGAGTCATGAGTAGCACTTTTTGACCCGTAACCAGATCCATATTCAGATTGGGGCTCATCATCGTCGTTTCGTCCATATCCAGATCCATGTGACTTTTTGGGTTTTCCCTGTCCGGATCCAATTCCACTTCCACCATACTCACTTTCACCGTAAGACATGATtgtgttaattttaaaaattattttcttctcgattgataaaattgaataatgtgAGATCACAAGAAAATGAATTTGTTAGTTAGTTGAGTAGAAATATAAAGGAGGGAAAAACCGTTACAAGTTGTTGGAACGAGGTTGTTACTCCTATTTAGTGATAGTAGATGATTTCATAATCAAGGGCCACTATTACTTGATTTGTTATAAATTCAAAGGCCGTAGCCAcgatttgaaatttataattctaAATTTGCATCAAATTAATCATTAGATTTACTGTAAAAtacttatatatacatagaagtaaaatacttatatataaTGAATTACTGTAAAAAGTAAATTGCtattaaaatgtaatttgagAGAATGTTACGCAAGTAATTATTTCAGTTTTATATATGAGCACTCCAACTTATGCAACTATATGGTAGCTTGCTTTCAGACCCTCTGAATTTAAGAGgaaaatacataattcattttttaggTAACTTACTTTttctaaagaacaaatatttttaaaattttaaccaactaaatatgaaaaaataaaaatctgaccgaaaacagaaaaacaaaattaagaaatggAGATGCGGGGGATCGAACCCCGTGCCTCTCGCATGCAAAGCGAGCGCTCTACCATTTGAGCTACATCCCCTTTTGTTTAACCATTAAACGAAAGTAACTTCACATAAAAATTGAACCATTAGCACCACTATAGAACCATCAAACCTGTGACCAGCCTCCTTGGGCACTGTGTTTTCCTCCAAGTTAGAGTAGAACTTGAAACTTGTTATTAGTATTTCAAGAAATCTGCGTATCAACCTGATGgaaatatttcatattaatcACACTATTTTGTACTAGTATTATTGTACAGATAAAATGTTCAACTACTATCAAACTTAAGCGTGTACAGGAACCGCGATGGCGATGCAAATTTTCATCAAAGCAACCacttctttaaattttcaatcaacAGCCAACAAGAGCGGAAAGAAAGATATATCACCACCTGTAAACTAAATCATACCGCGAAGAAGCTGACTCAAGATTTGCTCCTCAGCTCCCAAATGCTGTTTCTTCTTATAAAGCTTAACTGGTGCTGACACAAAGACCTGCTTCATTGTACAAAGACCTGCACGAAAGGAACTTCATCTTCAAGGTGTGGTATTACTAGATGAGACGATAACATTTCCCTCTGCCAACCTGCTTGGATATGCTATTTTTCCAACTGCTTCGGTTGTGGGAATGATTTCTGTCTGAAGAGAATAAATATCTCTAATCTTCCAGTCTCTCAAAAACAGATTAGTTGTGTCTAGAAAGAAACGCCAATCTAGATTTGATACTCGAgcaatttgattttatataatgaatatCATTCCAATTTCAACAAGCCTCGAGTATCAGCTGTAGTAGCAAGCATGTACCAACCACACAAAGTAATCAAAGAAATGGTAATTTGTAGCACAAAGGACCCATAACATCAAGGGGAATGAAGGACACATAACGTCGATCAGAAACTAAAGGTGATGGGTACAGAAAACTACATAAAGCATCCTGATGCAAAAAAGTAGGCAAGAGTACTTTTACTCTCATTAAGATTGTGGAACAATTGCAGATTACAAATATTGCGGATAACTTAGGAGGGAAAGAATATGAAGctttaaaatgttattattccCCAAATCTTCAGAAACTTGAATCCTATTTAATTAGTGTTTTACTTGAAGAATTAGTAATCACATTGAGGCGTCGAGGAAAGCATCACAGACATCAAGTTCCACGTTCAGGAACGCATTGACGTAAAAATGCTCGGACTTACTCCGGAGTAGATTCTTGTTAACACACTTCCTCTTGAACTGCGGCAGAATGCGATATCCAGGGTGGGAATATCCCTTTTTATCAAACTAAGGGTCACACTGACAGGAAAATTTTTATTAGTCGAGCATAAtagttatctttttttaaaaatgggtGTAAATATCCTAC harbors:
- the LOC101248449 gene encoding uncharacterized protein produces the protein MSYGESEYGGSGIGSGQGKPKKSHGSGYGRNDDDEPQSEYGSGYGSKSATHDSDDQYGSGGYGSKTGSGGHGRKSEYGDKSSEYGSGYGNESGGYGSKTTSTGYGDDSGGYGGKTTSTGYGDDSNGYGSKTTSTGYGNDSGGYGSKTTSTGYGDDSGGYGSKTTSTGYGDESGGYGSKTTSTGYGNESGGYGSKTTSTGYGNESGGYGSKTTSTGYGDESGGYGSKTTSTGYGDESGGYGSKTKSTGHGRKSGGDDDDDDEGKKSAYGSSGYGSSTVERPSYGRSEEDDYKKSSYGKGGDDDEGYGRKKYGGSDSDSDKEKNKNRRKKHSDDD